The Arvicola amphibius chromosome 11, mArvAmp1.2, whole genome shotgun sequence genome has a segment encoding these proteins:
- the Gpr171 gene encoding probable G-protein coupled receptor 171 isoform X1 produces the protein MTNSSLFCPVYSDLEPFTYFFYLVFLIGIIGSCFATWAFIQKTTNHRCVSIYLINLLTADFLLTLALPVKIVVDLGVAPWKLKIFHCQVTACLIYINMYLSIIFLAFVSIDRCLQLTHSCKIYRIQEPGFAKMISTVVWLMVLLIMVPNMLIPIKDIKEKSNVGCMEFKKEFGRNWHLLTNFICVAIFLNFSAIILISNFLVIRQLYRNRDNADCANVKTALANILLVTVSYIICFVPYHAVRIPYTLSQTEVISDCSTRITLFKAKEATLLLAVSNLCFDPVLYYHLSNAFRLKVTETFALPKKAKAQKENSRCESDV, from the coding sequence ATGACAAATAGTTCACTGTTCTGTCCGGTTTACAGCGATCTGGAAccatttacctattttttttacttagttttcCTCATTGGAATCATTGGAAGTTGTTTTGCAACATGGGCTTTTatacagaaaaccacaaatcACAGGTGTGTGAGCATATACTTAATCAACCTGCTTACAGCTGATTTCCTGCTCACTCTGGCACTGCCAGTAAAAATTGTTGTTGACTTGGGCGTGGCACCCTGGAAGCTAAAGATATTCCACTGCCAAGTAACAGCCTGCCTCATCTACATCAATATGTACCTCTCTATTATCTTCTTAGCCTTTGTCAGCATTGACCGCTGTCTTCAGTTAACACACAGCTGCAAAATATACCGAATACAAGAACCTGGATTTGCAAAGATGATATCGACTGTCGTGTGGCTCATGGTCCTTCTCATAATGGTGCCGAACATGTTGATTCCCATCAAGGACATCAAAGAAAAGTCAAACGTAGGTTGCATGGAGTTCAAAAAGGAGTTTGGAAGAAACTGGCATCTGCTGACAAATTTCATATGTGTGGCAATATTCTTAAATTTCTCAGCCATCATTTTGATATCCAACTTCCTTGTCATTCGGCAGCTCTACAGAAACAGAGACAATGCAGACTGCGCAAACGTGAAGACGGCTCTGGCCAACATTCTCTTGGTGACGGTCAGTTACATCATCTGCTTTGTTCCCTACCACGCCGTCAGGATCCCATACACCCTCAGCCAGACAGAGGTCATATCTGACTGCTCAACTAGGATCACCCTCTTCAAAGCCAAAGAGGCCACACTGCTCCTGGCTGTGTCCAATTTGTGTTTCGATCCAGTCCTGTACTATCATCTCTCAAATGCATTTCGACTGAAGGTCACTGAGACTTTTGCCTTGCCTAAAAAGGCTAAGGCtcagaaagaaaactcaagatGTGAAAGTGATGTGTAA
- the Gpr171 gene encoding probable G-protein coupled receptor 171 isoform X2, translated as MTNSSLFCPVYSDLEPFTYFFYLVFLIGIIGSCFATWAFIQKTTNHRCVSIYLINLLTADFLLTLALPVKIVVDLGVAPWKLKIFHCQVTACLIYINMYLSIIFLAFVSIDRCLQLTHSCKIYRIQEPGFAKMISTVVWLMVLLIMVPNMLIPIKDIKEKSNLYRNRDNADCANVKTALANILLVTVSYIICFVPYHAVRIPYTLSQTEVISDCSTRITLFKAKEATLLLAVSNLCFDPVLYYHLSNAFRLKVTETFALPKKAKAQKENSRCESDV; from the exons ATGACAAATAGTTCACTGTTCTGTCCGGTTTACAGCGATCTGGAAccatttacctattttttttacttagttttcCTCATTGGAATCATTGGAAGTTGTTTTGCAACATGGGCTTTTatacagaaaaccacaaatcACAGGTGTGTGAGCATATACTTAATCAACCTGCTTACAGCTGATTTCCTGCTCACTCTGGCACTGCCAGTAAAAATTGTTGTTGACTTGGGCGTGGCACCCTGGAAGCTAAAGATATTCCACTGCCAAGTAACAGCCTGCCTCATCTACATCAATATGTACCTCTCTATTATCTTCTTAGCCTTTGTCAGCATTGACCGCTGTCTTCAGTTAACACACAGCTGCAAAATATACCGAATACAAGAACCTGGATTTGCAAAGATGATATCGACTGTCGTGTGGCTCATGGTCCTTCTCATAATGGTGCCGAACATGTTGATTCCCATCAAGGACATCAAAGAAAAGTCAAAC CTCTACAGAAACAGAGACAATGCAGACTGCGCAAACGTGAAGACGGCTCTGGCCAACATTCTCTTGGTGACGGTCAGTTACATCATCTGCTTTGTTCCCTACCACGCCGTCAGGATCCCATACACCCTCAGCCAGACAGAGGTCATATCTGACTGCTCAACTAGGATCACCCTCTTCAAAGCCAAAGAGGCCACACTGCTCCTGGCTGTGTCCAATTTGTGTTTCGATCCAGTCCTGTACTATCATCTCTCAAATGCATTTCGACTGAAGGTCACTGAGACTTTTGCCTTGCCTAAAAAGGCTAAGGCtcagaaagaaaactcaagatGTGAAAGTGATGTGTAA